From the Amycolatopsis thermoflava N1165 genome, one window contains:
- the menE gene encoding o-succinylbenzoate--CoA ligase — protein sequence MREVWLRGPESVDELAGAVAAALDGGEAVLPLDGGDPKAAGLLAGMRPDEPVEPGTAVIIATSGSTGEPKGVLLSAEALQASAAATHARLGGPGRWLLATPANYIGGLQVLVRSMLAGQPFAVLPPGPFRAERFAEAARPVLAGDGPRYTAMVPTQLTRLLDAAGPGLDAAKAFDAIILGAAATTPALRARAAEAGVRIVPSYGMSETASGCVYDGVPLDGVDVRIAEDGRILIAGPVLTHGYRLRPDLTAEAFDGGWFRTGDRGQLRDGRLEVLGRLDDVINTGGVKVSAAAVERLITALPGVRETCVVGLPDAEWGQVVAAAVVPEGEAPGVDELRAAVRSAAGAAAVPKRVEFVTTLPLRGPGKIDRTAVAEQIFPPVG from the coding sequence GTGCGCGAGGTCTGGCTGCGGGGTCCGGAGTCGGTCGACGAGCTGGCCGGTGCCGTGGCGGCGGCGCTCGACGGGGGCGAGGCCGTGCTGCCCCTGGACGGCGGCGACCCGAAGGCCGCCGGGTTGCTGGCGGGCATGCGGCCGGACGAGCCGGTGGAGCCGGGCACCGCGGTGATCATCGCGACCTCCGGGTCCACCGGTGAGCCCAAGGGCGTCCTGCTGTCCGCCGAGGCGCTGCAGGCCTCGGCGGCGGCCACCCACGCCCGGCTCGGCGGGCCGGGTCGCTGGCTGCTCGCCACGCCCGCGAACTACATCGGCGGCCTGCAGGTGCTGGTCCGGTCGATGCTGGCCGGACAGCCGTTCGCGGTGCTGCCGCCAGGGCCGTTCCGCGCGGAGCGCTTCGCCGAGGCCGCGCGGCCGGTGCTCGCCGGGGACGGGCCGCGCTACACCGCGATGGTCCCGACCCAGCTGACCCGGCTGCTCGACGCGGCCGGCCCCGGCCTGGACGCGGCGAAGGCGTTCGACGCGATCATTCTCGGCGCCGCCGCGACCACCCCGGCCCTGCGCGCCCGCGCCGCCGAGGCCGGGGTGCGGATCGTCCCGTCCTATGGGATGAGCGAGACCGCGAGCGGCTGCGTCTACGACGGCGTGCCGCTGGACGGGGTCGACGTGCGGATCGCCGAGGACGGCCGGATCCTCATCGCGGGGCCGGTGCTCACCCACGGCTACCGGCTGCGGCCCGACCTCACCGCGGAGGCGTTCGACGGCGGCTGGTTCCGCACCGGGGACCGCGGGCAGCTGCGCGACGGGCGCCTGGAAGTCCTCGGCCGCCTCGACGACGTGATCAACACCGGCGGGGTGAAGGTGTCCGCGGCGGCCGTGGAACGCCTGATCACGGCCCTGCCCGGGGTGCGGGAGACGTGCGTCGTCGGGCTGCCGGACGCCGAGTGGGGCCAGGTCGTGGCGGCCGCGGTCGTGCCCGAGGGCGAGGCACCGGGCGTGGACGAGCTGCGGGCCGCGGTGCGCTCGGCGGCCGGCGCCGCGG